The following proteins are co-located in the Cyprinus carpio isolate SPL01 chromosome B19, ASM1834038v1, whole genome shotgun sequence genome:
- the LOC109077890 gene encoding uncharacterized protein LOC109077890 isoform X3 — protein sequence MSMASLAIDEIPSQTQHEFTKNGRRVTRSMKDKVTKPTAMAQGRVAHMIEWQSWGKPSAGPEGGAGRSNLNRARERRLENDAYCDLSDGEKEARMAAGIMQQFAISEATLLAWNSMEGSLCANSNQGSVGHLSEVNQESITSRDQPLHHSSAEVWPHTYVSQGLYCLSSSDAWEPISNEPSGVASPAAGSYIMAGGASGEGYDGSTHYLTQQQLTLQQQNHLQQLQQYQQYQQQQQLLQYQQSLEYRLHSASHSLQATPNSTIHSLGPPTHPRLADLWAAAQVEPHQVEMMGLMGMTMAEMGMAEVYGEESVVETECIPEQQEEEEAKEDDITLTLEPEPTSVTAALTPPPQREDSTPPGGMSPGQAPAEPVAEHMTYEVTSCVIQSLEEKEEEREDGAVVIVATN from the exons ATGTCAATGGCCTCTTTAGCCATTGATGAAATCCCCAGTCAGACCCAACACGAGTTCACAAAAAACGGTAGAC gTGTTACCAGATCAATGAAGGACAAAGTGACCAAGCCCACTGCCATGGCTCAGGGCCGTGTGGCCCACATGATTGAGTGGCAGAGCTGGGGTAAACCATCTGCAGGGCCAGAAGGGGGAGCGGGACGCTCCAATCTGAACCGCGCGAGAGAGAGACGGCTTGAAAATGATGCCTATTGTGACCTGAGTGATGGAGAAAAAGAGGCACGAATGGCAGCGG GCATTATGCAGCAGTTTGCTATTTCTGAGGCCACACTCTTAGCCTGGAACTCTATGGAAGGGAGTCTCTGTGCCAACTCCAACCAGGGCAGCGTGGGTCACCTCAGTGAGGTTAACCAGGAGAGCATCACCAGCAGAG ACCAGCCGTTGCATCATTCCTCTGCAGAAGTGTGGCCTCACACCTACGTCTCTCAAGGCCTTTACTGTCTCTCCTCCTCTGACGCGTGGGAGCCAATCAGCAACGAGCCATCGGGCGTGGCTTCTCCCGCTGCTGGCTCTTATATCATGGCGGGCGGGGCTTCAGGAGAGGGTTATGATGGCTCCACCCACTATTTAACACAGCAGCAGCTGACACTGCAGCAGCAGAACCACCTACAGCAGCTCCAACAGTATCAGCAgtaccagcagcagcagcagctcctgCAGTATCAACAG TCTTTGGAATATCGACTGCACAGCGCTTCCCACTCCTTACAAGCCACGCCCAACAGCACTATTCACAGTTTGGGCCCGCCCACTCACCCGAGACTGGCTGACCTGTGGGCAGCAGCTCAGGTGGAGCCCCATCAGGTGGAGATGATGGGACTCATGGGCATGACCATGGCCGAAATGGGAATGGCAGAAGTGTACGGTGAGGAATCTGTTGTGGAGACCGAATGCATCCCGGAGCAGCAAGAGGAAGAGGAAGCCAAG gAGGATGACATAACACTCACTCTCGAACCCGAGCCGACATCTGTAACTGCCGCCCTGACCCCTCCGCCTCAAAGAGAGGACTCCACCCCACCTGGGGGCATGAGCCCAGGGCAAGCACCAGCAGAGCCAGTGGCTGAGCACATGACCTATGAGGTCACATCCTGCGTCATCCAATCACTGGAGGAGAAGGAAGAAGAGAGGGAGGATGGGGCTGTTGTCATTGTGGCAACCAACTGA
- the LOC109077890 gene encoding uncharacterized protein LOC109077890 isoform X2: MEDTTSILPHLKRNSNAYGIGALAKSSLTGVTRSMKDKVTKPTAMAQGRVAHMIEWQSWGKPSAGPEGGAGRSNLNRARERRLENDAYCDLSDGEKEARMAAGIMQQFAISEATLLAWNSMEGSLCANSNQGSVGHLSEVNQESITSRDQPLHHSSAEVWPHTYVSQGLYCLSSSDAWEPISNEPSGVASPAAGSYIMAGGASGEGYDGSTHYLTQQQLTLQQQNHLQQLQQYQQYQQQQQLLQYQQSLEYRLHSASHSLQATPNSTIHSLGPPTHPRLADLWAAAQVEPHQVEMMGLMGMTMAEMGMAEVYGEESVVETECIPEQQEEEEAKEDDITLTLEPEPTSVTAALTPPPQREDSTPPGGMSPGQAPAEPVAEHMTYEVTSCVIQSLEEKEEEREDGAVVIVATN; the protein is encoded by the exons ATGGAGGACACCACCTCCATTTTGCCCCATCTGAAACGGAACTCCAACGCCTATGGGATTGGGGCTCTGGCTAAGTCCTCTCTGACAG gTGTTACCAGATCAATGAAGGACAAAGTGACCAAGCCCACTGCCATGGCTCAGGGCCGTGTGGCCCACATGATTGAGTGGCAGAGCTGGGGTAAACCATCTGCAGGGCCAGAAGGGGGAGCGGGACGCTCCAATCTGAACCGCGCGAGAGAGAGACGGCTTGAAAATGATGCCTATTGTGACCTGAGTGATGGAGAAAAAGAGGCACGAATGGCAGCGG GCATTATGCAGCAGTTTGCTATTTCTGAGGCCACACTCTTAGCCTGGAACTCTATGGAAGGGAGTCTCTGTGCCAACTCCAACCAGGGCAGCGTGGGTCACCTCAGTGAGGTTAACCAGGAGAGCATCACCAGCAGAG ACCAGCCGTTGCATCATTCCTCTGCAGAAGTGTGGCCTCACACCTACGTCTCTCAAGGCCTTTACTGTCTCTCCTCCTCTGACGCGTGGGAGCCAATCAGCAACGAGCCATCGGGCGTGGCTTCTCCCGCTGCTGGCTCTTATATCATGGCGGGCGGGGCTTCAGGAGAGGGTTATGATGGCTCCACCCACTATTTAACACAGCAGCAGCTGACACTGCAGCAGCAGAACCACCTACAGCAGCTCCAACAGTATCAGCAgtaccagcagcagcagcagctcctgCAGTATCAACAG TCTTTGGAATATCGACTGCACAGCGCTTCCCACTCCTTACAAGCCACGCCCAACAGCACTATTCACAGTTTGGGCCCGCCCACTCACCCGAGACTGGCTGACCTGTGGGCAGCAGCTCAGGTGGAGCCCCATCAGGTGGAGATGATGGGACTCATGGGCATGACCATGGCCGAAATGGGAATGGCAGAAGTGTACGGTGAGGAATCTGTTGTGGAGACCGAATGCATCCCGGAGCAGCAAGAGGAAGAGGAAGCCAAG gAGGATGACATAACACTCACTCTCGAACCCGAGCCGACATCTGTAACTGCCGCCCTGACCCCTCCGCCTCAAAGAGAGGACTCCACCCCACCTGGGGGCATGAGCCCAGGGCAAGCACCAGCAGAGCCAGTGGCTGAGCACATGACCTATGAGGTCACATCCTGCGTCATCCAATCACTGGAGGAGAAGGAAGAAGAGAGGGAGGATGGGGCTGTTGTCATTGTGGCAACCAACTGA
- the LOC109077890 gene encoding uncharacterized protein LOC109077890 isoform X4, with protein sequence MGCIGSRTISVTRSMKDKVTKPTAMAQGRVAHMIEWQSWGKPSAGPEGGAGRSNLNRARERRLENDAYCDLSDGEKEARMAAGIMQQFAISEATLLAWNSMEGSLCANSNQGSVGHLSEVNQESITSRDQPLHHSSAEVWPHTYVSQGLYCLSSSDAWEPISNEPSGVASPAAGSYIMAGGASGEGYDGSTHYLTQQQLTLQQQNHLQQLQQYQQYQQQQQLLQYQQSLEYRLHSASHSLQATPNSTIHSLGPPTHPRLADLWAAAQVEPHQVEMMGLMGMTMAEMGMAEVYGEESVVETECIPEQQEEEEAKEDDITLTLEPEPTSVTAALTPPPQREDSTPPGGMSPGQAPAEPVAEHMTYEVTSCVIQSLEEKEEEREDGAVVIVATN encoded by the exons gTGTTACCAGATCAATGAAGGACAAAGTGACCAAGCCCACTGCCATGGCTCAGGGCCGTGTGGCCCACATGATTGAGTGGCAGAGCTGGGGTAAACCATCTGCAGGGCCAGAAGGGGGAGCGGGACGCTCCAATCTGAACCGCGCGAGAGAGAGACGGCTTGAAAATGATGCCTATTGTGACCTGAGTGATGGAGAAAAAGAGGCACGAATGGCAGCGG GCATTATGCAGCAGTTTGCTATTTCTGAGGCCACACTCTTAGCCTGGAACTCTATGGAAGGGAGTCTCTGTGCCAACTCCAACCAGGGCAGCGTGGGTCACCTCAGTGAGGTTAACCAGGAGAGCATCACCAGCAGAG ACCAGCCGTTGCATCATTCCTCTGCAGAAGTGTGGCCTCACACCTACGTCTCTCAAGGCCTTTACTGTCTCTCCTCCTCTGACGCGTGGGAGCCAATCAGCAACGAGCCATCGGGCGTGGCTTCTCCCGCTGCTGGCTCTTATATCATGGCGGGCGGGGCTTCAGGAGAGGGTTATGATGGCTCCACCCACTATTTAACACAGCAGCAGCTGACACTGCAGCAGCAGAACCACCTACAGCAGCTCCAACAGTATCAGCAgtaccagcagcagcagcagctcctgCAGTATCAACAG TCTTTGGAATATCGACTGCACAGCGCTTCCCACTCCTTACAAGCCACGCCCAACAGCACTATTCACAGTTTGGGCCCGCCCACTCACCCGAGACTGGCTGACCTGTGGGCAGCAGCTCAGGTGGAGCCCCATCAGGTGGAGATGATGGGACTCATGGGCATGACCATGGCCGAAATGGGAATGGCAGAAGTGTACGGTGAGGAATCTGTTGTGGAGACCGAATGCATCCCGGAGCAGCAAGAGGAAGAGGAAGCCAAG gAGGATGACATAACACTCACTCTCGAACCCGAGCCGACATCTGTAACTGCCGCCCTGACCCCTCCGCCTCAAAGAGAGGACTCCACCCCACCTGGGGGCATGAGCCCAGGGCAAGCACCAGCAGAGCCAGTGGCTGAGCACATGACCTATGAGGTCACATCCTGCGTCATCCAATCACTGGAGGAGAAGGAAGAAGAGAGGGAGGATGGGGCTGTTGTCATTGTGGCAACCAACTGA
- the LOC109077890 gene encoding uncharacterized protein LOC109077890 isoform X1 → MEDTTSILPHLKRNSNAYGIGALAKSSLTGVSGVTRSMKDKVTKPTAMAQGRVAHMIEWQSWGKPSAGPEGGAGRSNLNRARERRLENDAYCDLSDGEKEARMAAGIMQQFAISEATLLAWNSMEGSLCANSNQGSVGHLSEVNQESITSRDQPLHHSSAEVWPHTYVSQGLYCLSSSDAWEPISNEPSGVASPAAGSYIMAGGASGEGYDGSTHYLTQQQLTLQQQNHLQQLQQYQQYQQQQQLLQYQQSLEYRLHSASHSLQATPNSTIHSLGPPTHPRLADLWAAAQVEPHQVEMMGLMGMTMAEMGMAEVYGEESVVETECIPEQQEEEEAKEDDITLTLEPEPTSVTAALTPPPQREDSTPPGGMSPGQAPAEPVAEHMTYEVTSCVIQSLEEKEEEREDGAVVIVATN, encoded by the exons ATGGAGGACACCACCTCCATTTTGCCCCATCTGAAACGGAACTCCAACGCCTATGGGATTGGGGCTCTGGCTAAGTCCTCTCTGACAGGTGTGTCAG gTGTTACCAGATCAATGAAGGACAAAGTGACCAAGCCCACTGCCATGGCTCAGGGCCGTGTGGCCCACATGATTGAGTGGCAGAGCTGGGGTAAACCATCTGCAGGGCCAGAAGGGGGAGCGGGACGCTCCAATCTGAACCGCGCGAGAGAGAGACGGCTTGAAAATGATGCCTATTGTGACCTGAGTGATGGAGAAAAAGAGGCACGAATGGCAGCGG GCATTATGCAGCAGTTTGCTATTTCTGAGGCCACACTCTTAGCCTGGAACTCTATGGAAGGGAGTCTCTGTGCCAACTCCAACCAGGGCAGCGTGGGTCACCTCAGTGAGGTTAACCAGGAGAGCATCACCAGCAGAG ACCAGCCGTTGCATCATTCCTCTGCAGAAGTGTGGCCTCACACCTACGTCTCTCAAGGCCTTTACTGTCTCTCCTCCTCTGACGCGTGGGAGCCAATCAGCAACGAGCCATCGGGCGTGGCTTCTCCCGCTGCTGGCTCTTATATCATGGCGGGCGGGGCTTCAGGAGAGGGTTATGATGGCTCCACCCACTATTTAACACAGCAGCAGCTGACACTGCAGCAGCAGAACCACCTACAGCAGCTCCAACAGTATCAGCAgtaccagcagcagcagcagctcctgCAGTATCAACAG TCTTTGGAATATCGACTGCACAGCGCTTCCCACTCCTTACAAGCCACGCCCAACAGCACTATTCACAGTTTGGGCCCGCCCACTCACCCGAGACTGGCTGACCTGTGGGCAGCAGCTCAGGTGGAGCCCCATCAGGTGGAGATGATGGGACTCATGGGCATGACCATGGCCGAAATGGGAATGGCAGAAGTGTACGGTGAGGAATCTGTTGTGGAGACCGAATGCATCCCGGAGCAGCAAGAGGAAGAGGAAGCCAAG gAGGATGACATAACACTCACTCTCGAACCCGAGCCGACATCTGTAACTGCCGCCCTGACCCCTCCGCCTCAAAGAGAGGACTCCACCCCACCTGGGGGCATGAGCCCAGGGCAAGCACCAGCAGAGCCAGTGGCTGAGCACATGACCTATGAGGTCACATCCTGCGTCATCCAATCACTGGAGGAGAAGGAAGAAGAGAGGGAGGATGGGGCTGTTGTCATTGTGGCAACCAACTGA